A stretch of the Ascaphus truei isolate aAscTru1 chromosome 4, aAscTru1.hap1, whole genome shotgun sequence genome encodes the following:
- the LOC142491859 gene encoding uncharacterized protein LOC142491859, producing the protein MEQVSSPGSASSTLLEEHHGDEDDEYDEDDATEETEIQSCDHEEVPIETVVPPNRPSTSTYDAIVASEGKIVDAENRRHSDMMTVLERMIGLQEETVSQLAHLHRVFIEVPKQLQKINTSFEALVVQQTQANYWRMTNVPQFNTSQPGSVHAGQFSPHSSDIHSPGPNVTGQVADIAVQVPDDILPLPSVQIQQQTPTKEATKTKQDTHETDQPSLVQCLPTCSHVSLGTSPVREQSLPKSPVGESLPKSPVGESLPKSPVGESLPKSPVGESLPKSPVGESLATSPVDVL; encoded by the exons atggaacaagtgtcttcacctgggtcagccagctcaacactactagaag aacatcatggtgatgaggatgatgagtatgatgaggatgacgccacagaagagactgaaatacaatcatgtgaccatgaagaggtgccaatagaaactgttgtaccgccaaatcgtccatcaacttccacatacgatgcaattgtagcttcagagggaaaaatagtggacgcagaaaatcgtcgccattcagacatgatgacagtgctggaaaggatgattggactgcaggaagaaacagtatcacaattggcacatctccacagagtcttcattgaagtgcctaaacagttgcaaaaaatcaacacctcattcgaagcattagttgttcagcaaacacaagctaattactggagaatgactaatgtaccacaattcaacacctcccagccaggatctgttcatgcaggtcagttttcaccacattcatctgatattcattcaccaggcccaaatgttaccggtcaagtagcagacattgctgtgcaggttcctgatgacatcctaccgctgccatctgtacaaattcagcagcagacacctacaaaggaggcgacaaaaacaaaacaagacacacatgaaacagaccaaccatcacttgtgcagtgtctaccaacttgctcacatgtgtcactgggcacaagccctgtccgtgaacagtcactacccaaaagccctgtaggtgagtcgctgcccaaaagccctgtaggtgaatcgctgcccaaaagccctgtaggtgaatcgctgcccaaaagccctgtaggtgaatcactgcccaaaagccctgtaggtgagtcactggccacaagccctgtag